The following coding sequences lie in one bacterium genomic window:
- a CDS encoding transglycosylase domain-containing protein, whose protein sequence is LSPSRNPLRKLKEAALTRELERKLPKKRILELYLDVAEFGPGVYGAEAAARRYFGKSAAALDEHEAALLIAGLPRPKSWRPGSTSPVYLRRVEIIEARMAIATWIRQVI, encoded by the coding sequence GCTGTCGCCGTCGCGCAATCCGCTGCGCAAGCTCAAGGAAGCGGCGCTGACGCGCGAGCTGGAGCGGAAGCTCCCCAAGAAGCGGATCCTCGAGCTGTACCTCGACGTCGCCGAGTTCGGCCCCGGCGTCTACGGCGCCGAGGCGGCGGCGCGACGCTACTTCGGCAAGTCCGCCGCCGCGCTCGACGAACACGAGGCCGCGCTGCTGATCGCCGGCCTTCCCCGCCCCAAGAGCTGGCGCCCCGGCTCGACGAGTCCCGTCTACCTTCGCCGCGTCGAGATCATCGAGGCGCGCATGGCGATCGCGACCTGGATCCGGCAGGTGATCTGA
- a CDS encoding HNH endonuclease, whose translation MKRVDRETARANFWSQVKKTDGCWIWAGMRKPGGAGRFVWDLREMTAHRASLVLEGRRIPAGRPVLHNCGNPICVRPDHLYVPKAPPAVPVGDRGMEARFRGNFDATAKGCWPWRGAHFRDGRALFVCRGAARLAHRVAWEVAHGPIPRGMIVVHTCGDVSCVRPDHLKLTSTIERDGPIEERFWKNVRKTRGCWFWTGTALPSGYGAIHCGGRFELAHRVAWKLERGPIGRGKAVLHRCATRECVRPDHLFLGTRRDVGQQMVERGRTRSALYPGSYPRGDAHPLRLHPELAARGEDVPRHVLTEEEVLEIRRRWASEDVTQIQMGEEYGVDPSTISLVVREKTWRHLL comes from the coding sequence ATGAAGCGCGTAGACCGCGAGACGGCGCGGGCCAACTTCTGGTCCCAGGTGAAGAAGACGGACGGCTGCTGGATCTGGGCGGGGATGCGCAAGCCGGGGGGCGCCGGACGGTTCGTCTGGGACCTGCGGGAGATGACGGCGCACCGCGCCTCGCTGGTGCTCGAAGGTCGGCGCATACCCGCCGGACGGCCTGTGCTGCACAACTGCGGCAACCCGATCTGCGTTCGCCCGGATCACCTCTACGTTCCGAAGGCGCCGCCCGCCGTGCCCGTGGGCGACCGCGGCATGGAGGCCCGCTTCCGCGGCAATTTCGACGCGACGGCGAAGGGCTGCTGGCCTTGGCGAGGCGCTCATTTCCGCGACGGCCGCGCCTTGTTCGTCTGCCGCGGCGCCGCGCGTCTCGCGCACCGCGTGGCCTGGGAAGTCGCGCACGGCCCGATTCCGAGGGGGATGATCGTCGTCCACACCTGCGGCGACGTTTCCTGCGTGCGCCCCGACCACCTCAAGCTCACGTCCACGATCGAGCGCGACGGTCCGATCGAGGAGCGTTTCTGGAAGAACGTGCGCAAGACGCGCGGCTGTTGGTTTTGGACGGGGACGGCGCTGCCGTCCGGCTACGGCGCGATCCATTGCGGAGGGCGCTTCGAGCTCGCGCACCGCGTCGCCTGGAAGCTTGAACGCGGCCCGATCGGACGCGGCAAGGCGGTCCTGCATCGCTGCGCGACGCGCGAATGCGTCCGCCCGGACCACCTCTTCCTCGGCACGCGCCGCGACGTCGGACAGCAGATGGTGGAACGGGGGCGGACCCGCTCCGCGCTCTATCCGGGATCGTACCCGCGGGGCGACGCCCATCCCCTTCGCCTCCATCCGGAACTGGCGGCGCGCGGGGAGGATGTTCCGCGGCACGTTCTGACCGAGGAGGAAGTGCTCGAGATCCGGCGTCGCTGGGCGAGCGAGGACGTGACGCAGATCCAGATGGGCGAGGAGTACGGCGTCGATCCTTCGACGATCTCCCTCGTCGTGCGCGAAAAGACCTGGCGGCACCTGCTCTGA
- the aqpZ gene encoding aquaporin Z: MKKYGAEFFGTFWLVLGGCGSAVLAAAFPNVGIGLLGVALAFGLTVLTMAFAIGHISGCHLNPAVSIGLWAGGRFPAKELAPYIVAQVLGGIVAGGVLFVIASGKAGFDVAAGFAANGFAEHSPGGYSLLAALVTEIVMTMMFLLIILGATDKRAPQGFAPIAIGLGLTLIHLISIPVTNTSVNPARSTGVAVFVGGWALAQLWLFWLAPIVGALLGAAVYRFVGGEKQ, from the coding sequence ATGAAGAAGTACGGCGCCGAGTTCTTCGGGACGTTCTGGCTCGTCCTCGGGGGCTGCGGGAGCGCGGTGCTGGCCGCCGCCTTCCCGAACGTCGGGATCGGCCTCCTCGGGGTCGCGCTCGCCTTCGGCCTCACCGTGCTGACGATGGCGTTCGCGATCGGCCACATCTCGGGCTGCCACCTCAACCCGGCGGTCTCGATCGGCCTCTGGGCCGGCGGCCGCTTCCCGGCGAAGGAGCTCGCGCCGTACATCGTCGCGCAGGTCCTCGGCGGCATCGTCGCGGGGGGCGTGCTCTTCGTGATCGCCTCCGGCAAGGCCGGCTTCGACGTCGCCGCCGGCTTCGCCGCCAACGGCTTCGCCGAGCACTCGCCGGGCGGCTATTCGCTCCTCGCCGCGCTGGTGACCGAGATCGTGATGACGATGATGTTCCTGCTGATCATCCTCGGCGCGACCGACAAGCGGGCGCCGCAGGGGTTCGCGCCGATCGCGATCGGCCTCGGCCTGACGCTGATCCACCTGATCAGCATCCCCGTGACCAACACCTCCGTGAACCCCGCCCGCAGCACCGGCGTCGCCGTCTTCGTCGGCGGCTGGGCGCTGGCCCAGCTCTGGCTCTTCTGGCTCGCGCCGATCGTCGGCGCCCTTCTCGGCGCGGCGGTCTACCGCTTCGTCGGCGGGGAGAAGCAGTAG